A stretch of Calditrichia bacterium DNA encodes these proteins:
- a CDS encoding serine hydrolase, giving the protein MKLKWLIPLCLLAVLIAGVIPNQGSKNSDLKSKLEVLAKNFHGDVGIYVRHLKTGETIEINADTLFPTASMIKVPILLKIFDKLDKGELNYKSELAYYADSIKYPYDGQVLWSFRDGQKLALDAIVSLMITYSDNHASLWLQKLATGEAINEWLDAHGYSKTRVNSRTEGRRPNWEVYGWGQTTPREMASLLVQIREGKAVSKAASEEMYRALTRIYWNGEALSQIPPYVQAASKQGAVDASRSEVVLVNAPHGDYVFCVITKNQQDQSWDYDNEGYALIRSVSRMLWETFEPDSDWQPNPESRKLKE; this is encoded by the coding sequence ATGAAGTTAAAATGGCTGATACCGCTTTGCCTGCTCGCAGTGTTGATTGCGGGTGTGATTCCCAATCAGGGATCAAAAAACAGCGATTTGAAAAGCAAGCTGGAAGTGCTGGCAAAAAATTTTCACGGTGACGTGGGCATTTACGTTCGCCATCTGAAAACAGGCGAAACCATTGAAATTAATGCAGATACGTTGTTTCCCACCGCCAGTATGATCAAAGTGCCCATTTTGCTTAAGATTTTTGACAAACTGGACAAAGGGGAGTTGAATTACAAATCTGAACTGGCGTATTACGCGGATTCCATCAAATATCCGTATGACGGGCAAGTGTTGTGGTCGTTTCGCGACGGGCAAAAGCTGGCGCTGGACGCGATTGTTTCGCTGATGATCACTTACAGCGACAATCACGCCAGTTTGTGGTTGCAAAAACTGGCGACCGGCGAAGCGATTAACGAATGGCTGGATGCGCACGGATACAGCAAAACCCGGGTGAATTCCCGCACCGAAGGGCGTCGCCCGAACTGGGAAGTTTACGGTTGGGGACAAACCACGCCCCGGGAAATGGCAAGTTTATTGGTGCAGATTCGTGAAGGCAAAGCCGTTTCCAAAGCTGCCAGCGAAGAAATGTATCGGGCACTGACGCGCATTTATTGGAATGGCGAGGCGTTGTCGCAAATTCCGCCGTATGTGCAGGCGGCGTCCAAACAGGGTGCGGTTGATGCCTCACGTTCGGAAGTGGTTTTGGTAAACGCGCCGCACGGCGATTACGTATTTTGTGTGATCACCAAAAATCAGCAGGACCAAAGCTGGGATTATGATAACGAAGGCTATGCGCTGATTCGCAGCGTTTCGCGGATGCTGTGGGAAACCTTCGAGCCGGATAGCGATTGGCAGCCGAACCCCGAATCGCGGAAATTGAAAGAGTAG
- a CDS encoding T9SS type A sorting domain-containing protein, whose protein sequence is MKFSQKSGHKPIDLMNPLKLTASNVGFLISIAMFFCSAAIAQVTVHGDKSLPHDLELRKYFPQKINHLAQPYDVTFYHLKLDVRPDVQQIAGSVQIDGFSQAANLRDLAIDLYDNMIVDSVTANGVSLQFSRVVQQMVVQLPQALSAGERFSITVHYRGNPQRIGFGSFNWTESNGTPRIWTLSEPYGAPTWWPCKDDPADKADSVFLDITVPENLVAASNGSLVRADIAPNQRKTWVWKTRYPISTYLVVLAIADYTRYSDTYFSGGAEMPVEYFVYPELLDAAQIDFAPTIDMLSAFSALFGEYPFFSEKYGMASVTSGASMEHQTLTTLAARHINGAHTGEWAIAHELAHHWFGDLITLKNWPDIWLHEGFASYCEALWEESARGDSAYVSAMRNMDPGSFSGTVVVTDTVNLPVMFSATVYRKGAWVLHMLRGVLGDAVFFDALNAFATDPRWQFGNATTLDFVRTCEQISGKDLTWFFEQWLFRVGRPVYDYHWDVSGDAAPYQTTLRIDQMNSQPYENNLPYRMPLQVRLSAGNETQTVTIWDSLPEQQFVFETDFSPANLEIDPDNWVLKRLIFNGGNISSIPRGFEIAQNFPNPFNGTTIIRYGILRRTAVTVTIFNVRGQQVFAQSLPPQVVGFYDFIWDGKDNNGRDLPSGIYYYQFSDGNSSAAKKLVLVR, encoded by the coding sequence ATGAAATTTTCGCAAAAATCCGGTCACAAACCTATCGATTTGATGAATCCCCTCAAATTAACTGCGTCGAATGTTGGCTTTTTGATCTCTATCGCCATGTTTTTTTGCAGCGCTGCAATTGCGCAAGTTACCGTTCACGGCGATAAATCGCTACCGCACGATCTCGAATTACGCAAATATTTCCCCCAAAAAATTAACCATTTGGCACAGCCTTACGATGTCACATTTTATCATTTAAAATTGGATGTTCGTCCGGATGTGCAGCAAATTGCCGGATCGGTACAAATCGACGGATTTAGCCAAGCAGCCAATTTGCGTGATTTAGCGATTGATTTATACGACAACATGATTGTCGATTCAGTAACGGCAAACGGTGTGTCGCTCCAATTTTCGCGAGTGGTTCAGCAGATGGTTGTGCAATTGCCGCAGGCGTTGTCCGCCGGAGAACGATTTTCGATCACCGTGCATTATCGCGGCAATCCGCAGCGCATCGGTTTCGGCTCGTTCAACTGGACGGAATCGAACGGAACGCCGCGCATCTGGACACTCAGCGAACCGTATGGTGCGCCAACCTGGTGGCCGTGTAAAGATGATCCGGCGGACAAAGCCGATTCTGTTTTTCTGGACATCACCGTTCCGGAAAATCTGGTGGCAGCGTCCAACGGATCGCTGGTTCGCGCGGACATTGCACCAAATCAAAGAAAAACATGGGTTTGGAAAACGCGATACCCGATCAGTACATATCTGGTTGTGCTGGCAATTGCCGATTATACGCGGTATTCGGACACCTATTTTTCCGGCGGCGCGGAAATGCCCGTCGAATATTTTGTCTATCCCGAATTGCTGGACGCGGCGCAAATTGATTTTGCACCCACGATTGACATGCTCAGCGCGTTTTCCGCGCTGTTTGGCGAATACCCGTTTTTCAGCGAAAAATACGGGATGGCGTCGGTGACCAGCGGCGCATCGATGGAGCACCAGACGCTCACCACGCTGGCGGCGCGACACATCAACGGCGCGCACACCGGCGAATGGGCAATTGCTCATGAGCTGGCACACCACTGGTTCGGCGATTTGATCACGCTAAAAAATTGGCCGGATATTTGGCTGCACGAAGGTTTCGCCAGCTATTGCGAAGCGCTTTGGGAAGAATCCGCACGCGGCGATTCCGCGTATGTTTCAGCAATGCGAAACATGGATCCGGGATCGTTCAGCGGAACGGTAGTGGTAACCGACACCGTCAACCTGCCGGTAATGTTCAGCGCAACGGTATATCGAAAAGGCGCGTGGGTGCTGCACATGCTGCGTGGTGTGCTCGGCGATGCCGTTTTTTTCGATGCGCTCAACGCTTTCGCCACCGATCCGCGCTGGCAATTCGGCAACGCAACCACCCTCGATTTTGTGCGAACCTGCGAACAAATCAGCGGAAAAGATCTGACCTGGTTTTTTGAACAATGGCTGTTTCGGGTGGGGCGACCGGTTTACGATTACCATTGGGACGTTTCCGGCGATGCTGCGCCCTATCAAACAACGCTGCGCATCGACCAAATGAATTCGCAGCCGTACGAGAATAATCTGCCCTATAGGATGCCGCTGCAAGTGCGGCTTTCAGCCGGAAATGAAACGCAAACCGTGACAATTTGGGACAGTTTGCCGGAACAACAATTTGTGTTTGAAACGGATTTTTCACCTGCGAATCTGGAAATTGATCCTGATAATTGGGTGCTCAAACGCCTGATTTTCAATGGCGGGAATATTTCCAGCATTCCGCGTGGCTTCGAAATTGCCCAAAATTTCCCGAATCCATTTAACGGTACAACGATCATTCGATATGGCATTTTGCGCCGAACTGCCGTCACCGTCACGATTTTCAATGTGCGCGGGCAGCAGGTTTTCGCACAAAGCTTGCCGCCACAAGTGGTTGGATTTTATGATTTTATCTGGGATGGAAAGGACAACAACGGTCGCGATTTACCGTCAGGAATTTATTATTACCAATTTAGCGACGGGAATAGTTCCGCCGCTAAAAAGTTGGTTTTGGTTCGGTAA
- a CDS encoding DUF1343 domain-containing protein has protein sequence MLRFCWISVFALALIFGCEKQQPAATQTVQTGLDRVAEFTELFAGKRVGIVTNHTAYDANNAYIFDIINNLPDVTVTAMFGPEHGIRGQAEDGAPIYTKSDPLNDVPIYSLYGQTRKPTAEMMENVDVLVFDIQDIGARYYTYIYTMAYAMEAAAEFGKPFVVLDRPNPITGSLVEGNILDTAFATFVGRFPMPVRHGMTVGELAKMFNGEGWLGDGLYADLTIIPMKNWKRNMWFDETGQRFIKPSPNMPSLLAETTYPGTCLIEGTNFSEGRGTPTPFEHIGAPWVNGKELADKLNALKLRGVTFVDTTFTPIPIPGAATNPKLRDRECGAVRLNVTDRNAFQPYRTGIHIINAIYQLYSDSLEFRVAHFDRLCGTDKIRLAIQNGEDMNKLIDSWQDDLENFLVVRQKYLIYE, from the coding sequence ATGTTGCGATTTTGTTGGATTTCCGTTTTCGCATTGGCGCTGATTTTTGGTTGCGAAAAACAGCAACCGGCGGCAACCCAAACCGTGCAAACCGGACTCGATCGCGTTGCGGAATTTACCGAGCTGTTCGCCGGAAAACGTGTTGGCATCGTCACCAACCACACCGCATACGATGCAAATAATGCGTATATCTTCGATATTATCAATAACTTACCGGATGTAACCGTAACCGCAATGTTCGGTCCGGAACACGGCATTCGCGGACAGGCGGAAGACGGTGCGCCGATTTACACCAAATCCGATCCGCTCAACGATGTTCCTATTTACAGCCTTTACGGGCAAACCCGCAAACCTACCGCAGAAATGATGGAAAATGTGGATGTGCTCGTTTTTGATATTCAGGATATCGGTGCGCGATATTACACCTACATTTACACAATGGCGTACGCGATGGAAGCCGCCGCAGAATTTGGAAAACCGTTTGTGGTGCTCGATCGCCCCAATCCGATCACCGGTTCATTGGTGGAAGGTAATATTCTGGATACGGCATTTGCCACATTTGTCGGGCGATTCCCGATGCCCGTTCGCCACGGCATGACGGTTGGCGAATTGGCAAAAATGTTCAACGGCGAAGGCTGGCTGGGCGATGGGCTGTATGCGGATTTGACCATTATTCCAATGAAAAACTGGAAACGCAACATGTGGTTCGATGAAACGGGGCAGCGGTTTATCAAGCCATCGCCGAACATGCCGTCGCTGTTGGCGGAAACCACTTATCCCGGCACCTGTTTGATCGAAGGCACCAATTTTTCCGAAGGACGCGGCACACCGACGCCGTTTGAACATATCGGTGCACCGTGGGTGAACGGAAAAGAATTGGCTGACAAGTTGAATGCACTCAAATTACGCGGCGTAACTTTCGTAGATACAACATTTACGCCGATCCCGATTCCCGGCGCTGCAACCAATCCCAAATTGCGGGATCGCGAATGCGGCGCGGTTCGGTTGAACGTGACCGACCGGAACGCGTTCCAGCCGTACCGAACGGGGATTCACATTATTAACGCCATTTACCAGCTTTATTCGGATAGCCTGGAATTTCGTGTGGCGCATTTTGACCGGCTTTGCGGCACTGACAAGATCCGGCTGGCCATCCAAAATGGCGAAGATATGAATAAACTGATCGATAGCTGGCAGGATGATCTGGAAAATTTTCTGGTGGTTCGCCAAAAATATTTGATTTACGAGTAA